In Thermodesulfobacteriota bacterium, one DNA window encodes the following:
- a CDS encoding AAA family ATPase, translating into MGIEKIREEMRKDFVERSELVDGCLVAVLAKQHLLMIGPPGTAKSLLCNDLCLRVDGAVYFQWLLTKFSTPEEIFGPISLSHLEKDEYKRITAGKLPEAHIGFLDEALDLDTPLATQEGWSTVGQVKIGDTIFGANGSLVNVIGMTEIAANRDCYKVTLQNGESIVADAGHNWLCRRGRGHHRVPFKVRTTLEMANELKKNGFLQLPLPKPVQLPEQDLPIDPYVLGLWLGNGNSWNGEILMRREWADAALAEIRKSLPKARIVERANCSKQLRTISVGDTGLRSKLGDAGLLLSRSVYRGSGKSVPLVYLRSSLGQRLRLVQGLMDTDGYMQKGGTCTFSNTNENIVDGIVELLNSLGIRCSKRLTNDKRVGAKGRHKRCWKVNFRATPGMPPFLARKVYIPPLKQRRHIRVVSVKKVKSRPVRCIAVDSKDHLFLAGRVMVVTHNCFKANSAILNSLLSIVNERVYHNDSKPMPVPLFSLFGASNELPHGEELGALYDRFLLRYEVGYIGEDSGFKEMLLLEERPTKEMMSLQELEKLQAEVVKVEIHDDLIEMVIKLRGELKKEGIIVSDRRWKHSLTCLQAFALLNGRSKVVEEDLEILHHILWSYPEQKKVVTRIVNSIANPLNQRAMEILDQATEIYNDAVVNGTTELGIEANAKLKKLRAEIDSLIKNATGGMTKAEEVREKVKEFNKVIVQKCLGLE; encoded by the coding sequence ATGGGAATAGAAAAGATAAGAGAGGAAATGAGGAAAGACTTTGTTGAACGGTCTGAGCTTGTTGATGGATGCCTTGTTGCTGTGTTGGCAAAACAGCACTTATTGATGATAGGTCCTCCAGGAACGGCTAAGAGTTTGCTCTGCAATGATCTCTGTCTCAGGGTGGATGGTGCCGTGTATTTCCAGTGGCTACTCACGAAGTTCAGTACACCGGAAGAGATATTTGGGCCGATTTCGCTAAGCCACCTGGAGAAGGATGAGTACAAAAGGATAACTGCAGGGAAGTTACCGGAAGCTCATATTGGGTTCTTGGACGAAGCTCTTGACTTGGATACTCCACTAGCAACGCAGGAAGGATGGAGCACGGTAGGACAGGTTAAAATAGGAGATACGATCTTCGGAGCAAATGGAAGTCTAGTCAATGTAATAGGCATGACGGAGATAGCAGCAAATAGAGACTGTTATAAAGTGACTTTACAGAATGGAGAGTCTATTGTAGCTGATGCTGGGCATAACTGGCTATGTCGAAGAGGTAGAGGTCATCATAGGGTTCCTTTCAAGGTTAGAACGACTTTGGAAATGGCAAATGAACTTAAGAAGAACGGATTCTTGCAGCTTCCACTTCCTAAGCCTGTCCAGCTACCGGAGCAAGACTTACCAATAGACCCGTATGTTTTAGGGCTATGGTTGGGTAATGGTAATTCGTGGAACGGTGAAATTTTAATGCGGAGAGAGTGGGCCGATGCTGCTCTAGCAGAGATACGGAAGTCACTGCCAAAGGCAAGAATAGTTGAAAGGGCAAATTGTTCCAAACAGTTGAGAACTATTTCCGTGGGAGATACTGGCTTACGATCCAAATTGGGAGATGCAGGATTGCTGCTTTCCAGAAGTGTTTACAGGGGGAGTGGCAAGAGCGTCCCGTTGGTATATTTACGTAGCTCGCTTGGTCAGCGCTTGCGATTAGTACAGGGGTTAATGGATACGGATGGATATATGCAAAAGGGAGGAACATGTACGTTTAGCAATACGAATGAGAACATCGTTGACGGCATAGTTGAACTGCTTAATAGCTTAGGAATCAGGTGTTCAAAAAGGCTAACCAACGATAAAAGGGTAGGAGCTAAAGGGCGGCATAAGAGATGTTGGAAGGTAAATTTTAGGGCAACGCCGGGTATGCCTCCGTTTCTGGCTAGGAAAGTTTATATTCCCCCTTTGAAACAGCGACGCCATATCAGAGTTGTGTCTGTCAAAAAGGTAAAGTCACGTCCGGTAAGATGTATTGCGGTTGACTCAAAGGATCATCTGTTTTTGGCTGGCAGAGTGATGGTGGTTACGCATAACTGTTTCAAGGCAAACTCGGCCATCCTGAATAGCTTACTGAGCATCGTAAACGAGCGTGTTTACCACAACGACTCGAAGCCAATGCCTGTTCCACTGTTCTCGTTGTTTGGTGCTAGCAACGAGTTACCCCATGGAGAGGAGCTTGGAGCACTGTACGATAGGTTTCTGCTTCGGTATGAGGTTGGATACATAGGAGAGGATTCAGGCTTCAAGGAGATGCTGCTGTTGGAAGAAAGACCTACGAAGGAGATGATGAGCCTTCAGGAGTTGGAAAAACTACAGGCCGAGGTTGTGAAAGTTGAAATCCATGATGATTTGATTGAAATGGTTATCAAGCTACGTGGTGAATTGAAGAAGGAAGGTATCATCGTATCCGATCGTAGGTGGAAGCATAGCCTGACATGTCTTCAGGCGTTTGCACTGTTGAATGGGCGTAGCAAGGTTGTTGAAGAGGACCTTGAAATTCTACATCACATTCTGTGGTCGTACCCTGAACAGAAAAAGGTTGTAACCAGGATTGTTAACTCGATTGCAAATCCGTTGAACCAGAGAGCAATGGAAATATTGGACCAGGCTACCGAAATCTACAACGATGCAGTGGTTAATGGCACAACAGAGCTTGGGATCGAGGCAAATGCAAAACTGAAGAAACTAAGAGCTGAGATCGATAGTCTGATTAAGAACGCAACTGGTGGTATGACAAAGGCTGAAGAAGTACGAGAGAAGGTGAAGGAGTTCAACAAGGTCATAGTCCAGAAGTGCCTCGGTCTCGAATAG
- a CDS encoding VWA domain-containing protein — MLEKMMDKNNGEFVIRNDAYDRLSFGSIKEESKELKRLEEDGSAFFSTFSPLMQDFYSALYKITPRMSEELFPAYELNRVLLEEAMGTQEFRNLKEFTKLDDFNSAMGVLSVGGKVLSQLPEDVTDETNMMMKAQRFLEGMMTEVDSLDDLSSQAKGKKKQKYHGMIENLNKQINEVEALVRNHGEKIEKLLDGKKDDIRRIMRKVCQEAMNDVQETSEFLDTWGSEPGKPCLLPVDQKLELGREIMRSNKLKQIAKIAGRFQRIALHKQATKTKHGVDEIVELEIGNDLGRIVPSELVRLAHPILKMDFMRKYHERQLLQYRMEGVEKKGRGPIVFCCDSSGSMEGANEIWSKAVMLGLLTIARKEKRNMAVIHFGNKDQIKTFEFVNGQTDPHIVVEAASWFFGGGTDFEAPLHKSMDLISQSEWNKADIVFCTDGECGVSEEFLAEYLEIKKSKEFKCFSILLNVGINPNSDYTLKLFSDDVATLTDLSRDGEAIDLAFTI, encoded by the coding sequence TTGTTGGAGAAGATGATGGATAAAAATAATGGAGAGTTTGTAATCAGAAATGATGCTTACGATAGGCTGTCCTTTGGTTCGATTAAGGAAGAGTCGAAAGAGTTGAAACGGCTTGAAGAGGATGGTAGTGCGTTCTTTTCGACGTTCAGCCCACTCATGCAGGATTTCTACTCTGCGCTGTACAAGATAACACCACGGATGTCTGAGGAACTGTTTCCCGCATACGAGCTGAATAGGGTGCTGCTTGAGGAAGCCATGGGAACGCAAGAGTTTAGGAACCTAAAAGAATTTACGAAGCTTGATGATTTTAATTCTGCTATGGGGGTGCTAAGCGTTGGAGGCAAGGTGTTGTCGCAACTTCCCGAAGATGTCACTGATGAAACAAATATGATGATGAAAGCTCAGAGGTTTCTTGAAGGTATGATGACAGAAGTTGATAGCTTGGATGACCTATCAAGTCAGGCTAAAGGCAAGAAAAAGCAGAAGTACCATGGAATGATTGAAAACTTGAATAAGCAGATTAATGAGGTAGAAGCCTTAGTAAGAAATCATGGAGAGAAAATTGAAAAGTTACTCGATGGCAAAAAGGACGATATTAGACGAATAATGAGAAAGGTGTGTCAGGAAGCTATGAATGACGTGCAGGAGACATCTGAGTTCCTGGACACATGGGGGTCTGAGCCGGGTAAGCCTTGCCTGTTACCTGTTGACCAGAAGCTCGAATTGGGCAGGGAGATTATGAGATCGAATAAGCTGAAACAGATTGCGAAGATAGCTGGACGATTTCAGAGGATTGCTTTGCATAAGCAGGCTACGAAGACGAAGCATGGAGTTGATGAGATAGTTGAGCTTGAAATTGGGAATGATCTTGGAAGAATTGTTCCTTCTGAACTGGTAAGGCTTGCCCACCCTATTCTTAAGATGGACTTCATGAGGAAGTACCACGAACGACAGCTCTTGCAGTACCGAATGGAAGGAGTTGAAAAGAAAGGAAGAGGTCCGATAGTCTTCTGTTGTGATAGCAGTGGTTCTATGGAAGGAGCGAATGAGATATGGAGCAAGGCTGTTATGCTAGGGCTTTTGACTATTGCTCGCAAGGAAAAACGTAATATGGCTGTTATCCATTTTGGAAACAAGGATCAGATTAAGACGTTCGAGTTTGTTAATGGACAGACTGACCCACATATTGTTGTTGAAGCTGCATCGTGGTTTTTCGGTGGTGGTACTGATTTTGAAGCTCCGCTTCATAAATCGATGGACTTGATCAGTCAATCTGAATGGAACAAGGCTGATATCGTATTCTGTACTGATGGTGAATGTGGTGTTAGCGAAGAGTTTCTTGCCGAGTATCTGGAGATTAAGAAAAGCAAGGAGTTTAAGTGCTTCTCGATTTTGCTCAATGTCGGTATTAACCCGAATAGCGATTACACACTGAAGTTGTTCTCTGATGATGTTGCGACACTGACGGATTTGTCAAGGGATGGTGAAGCAATTGATCTGGCGTTCACAATATAA
- a CDS encoding DUF6744 family protein, whose protein sequence is MEKRFELEKVKGQYQNFPKIGDIVWWSLSNIKVRRDDIENMFRQVGLGENYLPAVITNDSAYRKAIKYNRKVSDPQLLRLILDDSDIIVHGIVNEKADMENMNLDYALEARVSLDKGTGVFHSTTETDKTKKIHEDYDFYMLYYTTDDVRSIVVRVIRSLNPTVIREGGGVYFVPVTYEDTVKKLEQLIPMMSWSSVVYSLPIIDTEKTRKNIFAVYTTQVEKEIERVVAELEGFDNPTVDVLKNRVEKFNAIRLKAEMYEDLIKMSADGIRSRIDSAVDAVTKIMLGTKGDAEQCSLSIGNVAGGAL, encoded by the coding sequence ATGGAGAAAAGATTTGAGCTAGAAAAGGTAAAAGGGCAGTATCAAAATTTCCCAAAGATTGGTGACATAGTCTGGTGGTCGTTAAGTAACATAAAGGTTAGGAGAGATGATATTGAGAATATGTTCAGGCAGGTTGGCCTCGGGGAAAACTACTTGCCGGCGGTAATAACGAATGATTCCGCTTACAGGAAGGCAATCAAGTACAATCGAAAAGTATCTGATCCGCAGCTTCTCAGGTTGATCTTGGACGATAGTGACATAATCGTCCACGGCATTGTCAACGAAAAGGCCGATATGGAAAACATGAACCTCGACTATGCGCTTGAGGCAAGGGTGTCTCTGGACAAAGGAACTGGAGTATTCCACAGTACGACTGAGACAGATAAAACCAAGAAGATCCATGAAGACTATGACTTTTACATGCTGTATTACACAACGGATGATGTCAGGAGTATAGTCGTCCGGGTGATAAGGAGCCTGAACCCAACAGTAATCCGGGAAGGCGGTGGTGTCTACTTTGTGCCTGTTACGTATGAGGATACCGTCAAGAAACTTGAGCAGTTGATCCCAATGATGTCGTGGTCTTCTGTCGTGTATTCGCTCCCTATTATTGACACGGAGAAGACAAGGAAGAACATCTTTGCGGTTTATACGACCCAAGTTGAGAAGGAGATAGAAAGAGTTGTAGCTGAACTTGAAGGGTTCGATAACCCCACTGTTGATGTATTGAAAAACAGGGTTGAGAAATTTAATGCTATTCGTTTAAAGGCGGAAATGTACGAGGATCTGATAAAGATGTCAGCAGATGGGATTAGGTCCAGAATAGATTCGGCTGTTGATGCTGTGACGAAAATAATGTTGGGAACAAAAGGCGATGCGGAGCAATGTAGTCTCAGTATTGGCAACGTTGCAGGAGGAGCACTATGA
- the dnaN gene encoding DNA polymerase III subunit beta has product MKIKIGRKELKGKLPMLKKVAGSKASLSILTHSLLEVKDDGIFIIATNLETGMCIKLRNVEVHEKGQVVLDHAMLLKIATNVNSEYLEVETGDDCAHVHAGTYKAKMPINFTPEDFPKMPDMPEDCMKPILKSEFLEAVGKVMHALPSDAYYANVRFNGVYVGKDVVAMDGHRMAVVRKDFGLGNILVPKDFMDNLQWLEDEEGDEIKVTVNKGTIVFECGDIILFGRLIEGEYPDYESIVSDETTKTVVFERRELARTIKMLKAVGSFSRIVIEFGDGDMGSVNIRSFDNSGVGTNEIPVTYIGNESLAIAFNGKYLLDMLNVGNGKEEFVVKMSDNRSVVIVEEEDAVFCIMPMSL; this is encoded by the coding sequence ATGAAAATTAAAATTGGAAGAAAGGAATTAAAAGGCAAATTGCCTATGCTTAAAAAGGTAGCTGGTAGTAAAGCATCGCTGTCTATCCTTACGCATAGTCTTCTTGAGGTTAAAGATGATGGCATATTCATTATTGCGACAAACCTTGAAACAGGTATGTGCATAAAGTTAAGAAATGTTGAGGTGCATGAAAAAGGACAGGTAGTTTTAGATCATGCTATGTTATTGAAAATCGCTACAAACGTTAATAGTGAATATCTTGAAGTCGAAACAGGTGATGACTGTGCTCATGTTCATGCCGGGACATATAAGGCTAAGATGCCTATAAACTTTACACCTGAGGACTTTCCGAAAATGCCTGATATGCCAGAAGATTGCATGAAACCTATACTGAAAAGTGAGTTTCTAGAGGCAGTCGGGAAGGTCATGCATGCACTTCCTTCAGATGCATACTACGCTAATGTTAGGTTTAATGGTGTTTATGTTGGTAAGGATGTGGTTGCTATGGATGGTCATAGAATGGCAGTGGTTAGAAAGGATTTTGGTTTGGGAAATATTCTTGTTCCCAAAGACTTTATGGATAATCTCCAGTGGTTAGAAGACGAGGAAGGCGATGAGATAAAAGTTACAGTTAATAAAGGTACGATAGTTTTTGAGTGTGGTGACATTATATTGTTTGGAAGATTGATAGAGGGGGAATACCCTGATTATGAAAGCATTGTCTCAGATGAAACTACGAAAACCGTAGTTTTTGAGAGAAGAGAACTGGCAAGAACTATAAAAATGTTAAAGGCTGTAGGATCGTTCAGCAGGATCGTGATTGAGTTTGGAGATGGTGATATGGGTAGCGTTAATATAAGGTCATTTGATAATTCTGGCGTAGGAACAAATGAAATCCCTGTCACATATATTGGCAATGAATCGTTGGCGATAGCGTTCAACGGCAAGTATCTTCTGGATATGCTTAATGTTGGAAATGGAAAGGAAGAGTTTGTTGTAAAGATGAGCGATAATAGGTCTGTTGTCATCGTTGAGGAAGAAGATGCAGTATTTTGCATAATGCCTATGTCTCTGTAA
- a CDS encoding JAB domain-containing protein, producing the protein MEIQIKEGMKITKPQKVAKVLQLILNGENDLDQDKEHFWVVGLTAASCIKYVELVTLGILNQSVVHPREIFRMAILKSVVALIVGHNHPSGKVAPSDTDKRITEVIASAGDIIGIKLVDHIIIGNNTKRYYSFKEDGFEDNRQT; encoded by the coding sequence ATGGAGATTCAAATAAAAGAGGGAATGAAAATAACCAAACCTCAAAAAGTAGCAAAAGTACTTCAATTGATTTTAAACGGAGAGAACGATTTAGATCAAGACAAGGAACACTTTTGGGTAGTAGGGCTCACTGCAGCTAGCTGCATTAAATATGTCGAATTGGTAACTCTTGGCATATTAAACCAAAGCGTAGTACATCCTCGGGAAATTTTTAGAATGGCGATCCTCAAAAGTGTTGTTGCACTAATTGTTGGACATAACCATCCATCAGGAAAAGTAGCTCCATCTGATACTGATAAACGTATAACAGAGGTGATAGCGTCTGCTGGTGATATAATTGGTATTAAGCTGGTAGATCACATAATAATTGGCAATAACACAAAAAGATATTACTCGTTTAAGGAGGATGGTTTTGAAGATAATAGGCAGACATAA